The window CTGTTGCACaggcaggagaggagaaaacagtcagtctttttttttttaagcgcaaaaatattacattatctaACTATAAGCTGATATAGCTATAAGCTGATGTTACAAAGTGCATTACTgattaggcctgtcacgataattactatatccaCTTATCGTTcagtatataaaaatggacacgatagtttttttctggactcaatatattgtcgtttacatgtgtgactttttgtgttgtgtttaaagtaatactACAAATGTCTAACAGACAGCatgaattgccaaaaaaaacccctatatttcccaagcagccattccagctgtttatatgttattttaataataaaataaatataatacataatgattatctcattgcaatgttttgttaacagagcctgaaagtccattttatttgttttggttgtagtttatttatttgttttattcatctaggaattttttatatttcttttccacatttcaattccaatgtttaatattctcgagataaAAATTcattgttgtggaaaaggatgaacttattatgctctaatatcattataaaaataaaacatcaatacTATCGTTTATGACAGTTTCTAGGGTAATATATCGTCCtacaaaatgtgttatcgtgacaggcctatcagtgatgacaataaaggtgaaggtggaataaaaagtaattataaaACAGGTAGAATAAATGCTTTTTATCATACCTCTCCTTGTATGGTGTTCCATGCATCCCTCAGGCCGGCGTTTTTATCTGTGTTATACAGCACCAGCCCTTCTTTCAGGTCCCGTCTGGCATTTTCACTCACCTGTCGACACAGATGAAGAGGTGGTTAATGGGATATATGCAATCACACTCACCTACATCAGGTGAGGATCATAAATAGTTATGAATGTCCCTTTACACCTTCTTACCTTGTCGGTGTAGACAAAGAACAAGATGAGGAGGATGAGTTCTGCCAAGAGGATGATCAACAGAACGATgaaaaactggagaaaaagaAGACATGCGTCACATTTAAACCCTTTTACATGAGCAGGAACATGCAGATACTTTTCGTTTCAGCTTTTATATGTAAATTATGAAGAATAAACATGAGGTTTGATGGTGGAACCAAACTTTCCCCATATTACCAGCACAATATCCATGTTATAAAGTTTAAATGAACAGTATAAACTTACCTTTTTAAGTTTTTAgacaacatacagtcatggaaaaaattattaggccacccttttcttcagtttattgctcattgcctggtacaacttaaggtacatttgtttggacaaatataatgataacaacaaaattagctcataagagtttaatcaaatcaaaatcaaatagtctttattgtcattatatagttcactatacaacgaaattgaaagtgccactgcataaggtacatagttatgacaatcataacacaaaacaaaacaacaagacagcatgagtaaaaacatttaaaaaatacagagctaaacaaggacaaaaacaagttcaaggacatgtgatgtaataaataagtataaaaataaataaatggctactgaaaatgctataatttatagatgAGGTAGATAGTAGGCctatgttttgcacatatcgattgtattgcacatgtccgttttattgcaccttttaattaatttatcctgtgtgggtgtttaagagctgatatgtagccatcatccatggttttcttaatagtgattttggttattatcaagaaaaccatggcttTTTCTCAACTGAATAAAACATTGGtccaataattttttccatgactgtaaatttCAACCTGAACAACCTGAAGAACACACTCAACACCACTAATGATGCATGATGGGTATTGTAGTATACTCACACTGAGCAGCAGGCATTTGTTCTCCTTGATGGCACCCAAGCAGCCCAGGAAACCTGTCACCATGACGACGGTGCCGAGGGTGATGATAAGGTTGGCGGCGGAGAGCGACGGGAAGGAGGGTGACAGGGTGGCGAAGCTGCCCTGAGACACTGACAGCCACACGCCCACACCCAACAATCCACACCCACCcagctgaaaaacacacattcacaggaAATTCACAAACTTCCTGCTGattaaatgattataaaaacactttgatgTTTATGTTGATCTTACATCTTATTTACGGTAACAGtttctgactctgtgtgtgcgtgtaataATTACCCAGAAGAGCAGGTTGAAGAGGAAGAGCATGTATTTAACACAACAGATGCAACCACGAGCCATGACTGAATCAGCGGgcactgaaaataataatttaaaagtgTGTCAacaatgacatgaaaaagtatagtatttcatttaaaaaaaacatgcaaaagacATAGTATAGTCTGtcaacaaaaatgtcacaatcacaaaaaaacttccAACAAATCACAAAAGTCATAGTACAGTATGTCATCCAaagatatgaagaaaaaaagtgttagtatagcatgtcatccaaaaaatgaaaaaaatatcatagTATTGTATGTCGTccaaaacatgcagaaaaaaagtcatagtatagcatgttgtCCAAAAAAGTCCAAAATTTCAAAGAAAAGTCATACTAAAGTATGTTgtctaaaaaatgaaataaagtcatagtatagtatgttgtccaaaaaataaaacaaaacagaaaacaaaacgtCATAGTGTCctctgaaatatgaaaaaagtcatagtatagtatgtcgtccaaaatatgaaaaaaagtaattgtataGCATGTCTctccaaaaaatgcaaaaaaagtcatagtatagcatgctgttcaaaaaattagaaaaaaaaaaaaatcatagttcAGTATGTCGTccattgaataaaaaaaagtcatagcatAGTATGTCAtccaaaatgtcacaaaaatgttatattatgcATGTCggtgaaaaaatgtgaaaattttcacagtatagcatgtcgtccaaaacatgcaggaaaaaagtcatagcatagcatgtttttcaaaaaagtccaaaatttcaccaaaaaagtcatactaaagtatgtcatctaaaagatgaaaaaaagtcatagtagtTGTCCAAAAGATTAGAAGAAATGTCACAGTTTAACATGtcgtccaaaaaaaacaacaaaaaaaccttaatagtatagtatgtcgtccaaaaaataaaacaaacaaaaacaaaaacaaaacgtcATAGTGTCCTCATATTATAGTTTGTCgtccaaaatatgaaaaaaaaggcaaagcaTAGTATGTAGTacgaaatatgaaaaaaagtcatagtatagtatgtcgtcaaaaaatgagaaaaaaagtaatatgctgtccaaaatatgaaaaaaaatgtcatagtaagTCGtccaaaaaatgagaaaaaaatcatagtatagcatgttgtccaaaatatcacaaaaaagtcatatgGCATGTCgtccaaaatattaaaaaagtcatagtatagtttgtcgtccaaaatatgaaaaaaatgtcatggtatATAGCAAGTcgtgcaaaaaatgaaaaaagtcatagtatagcatgttgtccaaaaatgagaaaaaaaatcatagttcAGTATGTCgtccattgaaaaaaaaaagtcatagcatAGTATGTCAtccaaaatgtcacaaaaatttTATATTATGCATGTTGTCCAAAAAAGTccaaaatttcacaaaaaaagtcatactaaagtatgtcgtctaaaaaatgaaaaaaagtcatagtatagtatagtgtgTTGTCCAAAAGATTAGAAGAAATGTCACAGTTTAACATGtcgtccaaaaaaaacaacaacaaaaaaaccttaatagtatagtatgtcgtccaataaataaacaaaacaaaaacaaaaacaaaacgtcTTAGTGTCctctgaaatatgaaaaaaaggcaTAGCATAGTATGTCGtcaaaaaatgaggaaaaaagtaaTATGCTgtccaaaatatgaaaaaatgtcatagtatagtaagtcgtccaaaaaatgaaaaaaaaagtcatagtatagcatgttgtccaaaatatcacaaaaaagtcatatgGCATGTCgtccaaaatattaaaaaaagtcataatatagtTTGTCGTCCAGAATCTGAAAAAAAAGGCATAGCATAGTATGTagtatgaaatatgaaaaaagtcatagtatagtatgtcgtccaaaatatgcaaaaaatgtcatggtATATAGCTAGTcgtgcaaaaaattaaaaaagtcatagtatagtatttcgtctaaaatatgaaaataataccaaagtatagtatgtcataacagaaatatcaaaaaaaaaaaaaaagagccacaATACAGTACATCATAAGAAATGTAATTAATAAGGCATAGCATAATATGTtgtttaaaatgcattaaagaaGCCATACTATTTAGGTACcttcatttttgtttaattgatTGATACTACTTTTATGGCTGACACCATGGATATAAAATCGTGTTTAACATCATAACAAGGCCGGTGGTAAACCAGTATATCCGTCGGGCTCTGGGGAAAAACGCAAACACTTTTATGTAGCTTCTTTGATCTATGGGAGGTTTGTTTGTGTCAACGTGATCAGAAAGCAGACCTCATACTGTAGTTCACTAACCTCTTTGTTTCCCGTAATACCACACTATCTGTAAACATTCAGTTCTTCCTGTGGAGTCATGCTGAAACCACACGAACACAACAAGGAGGGAAACTTACCACTTCAACtagcaggagaagaagagaacgGAGAAGCTCTAGTGGTgaacctgcaacacacacaagtGCACACAAACATTAACCCTATATTGTATCATTTGTGTACAAGCTATCATTGAAAGTGATGCTTCACAAATGTGcagaaaacactttaaattctCCAGCTGAAGTTTATTGATTCTGTAAATAAAGTTGGTAAACACAGCAGTTATTGTGCTGATTATTTGTGCCGTACAGAATATTATGTTTGAGATTATTTAGAAGTACTGTTATCTGTAGATAATCCGTCAATCAGAACTATCAGTACTTATCGAAGAACAAATTCTTTCACAATAAAGTTAAGTAATCCTTATCAGAGAGGCTTGTTTAAGATAAAAGGGGTACATATAATGAGTTGTAGAGCTGCAGCCATTAGTCAATTTATGGACACTAACAGTACATTAATGGCAATCTTTTTCCATGACAGATTAATCATTGAAGTTagttttcaagcaaaaatgtgaaacattgtgtgatttcagcttctttgaAGAAATTACCTTGGTACTGgagaaaacagacttttttaactgttttcaggagattttttttagtattccaagttatattattttattttgcaaatgaaatatatgtattgTAAACTTCCATACTTTttgcaacaaaacagaaaaaacaagaaataaataccACCATGAAACATCCCCAGTTAATAACTTACACAAGATTATTTTTTCTACGTTTTCTTAGATTTctagtttaaatatgcatataCGACATTATATGGGACACCTATACAGATCAAACAGtgtgtagtaaaataaacaatgcaGGAATgaaactgagtacatttactcaattaaagctttatttatgtaactttatatatctactccactaaattttagaggaaaatattgtgctttatactttactacatttagctgacagctttagttaattttcaggtcaagatttaagatGAAACACACGAACAATTTCAACACATTATCATAATTAAAGCCCTATcttgacaacattaaaatgttttttgaacatgtctttgtgacttaagcaagatatggtaacacattattttgaaggtgtctacataagagtgacatgagcgtgtcataaacatgacatgggatgcgtcatgaacattaatgacactttgaagtaacattaatgctcatgatacttgtcatgtcatgtttctgacaggcttgtgtgactcttatgtagacaccttcaaaataaagtgttaccatatcttgcttaaatcACGAAGGCATGtccaaaaaattgcctaagtcatttatttctcttaagttacatgatttacacacagttattactatgccaattaTAGcaatcctttgttacatcctttttgagagaaatgatcaataaatgtcatatgttacacttttggtgaagtttttttgtgtttcctgcaaaacttgaaaaatgagttaggcgattattttaacagggtgaggAAATAATACTGCagtatctattattattattattattatgattattaaacaGACTGGATAAAGGATGAGTTCGACGTGACGTCACTGCACTGAACTGAACTTGCGGTTTGACAAAAGTTTGCGTCAAAATAAAAACCCCACGCAACATCAACGTAAATCGCCGCTAAAGCCACTGATTTTAAACTTTTCCGAACAACAAAACACGCCGATGTTTGCTTACACACAACTAAAACCGAAACGGGGAGCTCGGGCCGTGATTGTTTTCACGTCCATGCGACGAGGGGAGCGAGAAAAGAGAGAACAGCTAGTTTCTTACCGTTGGCTAACGTTATGAACTCATCCCAACGGTAACGTCTCAGAATCCAGCCGTTAGACAGCTCCACATCCCGGCTTCACTTCTGCTGGTTTCCCCCTCACAGCATCACTCggtgttaaaacattaaatccgTCGCTGGTAAATCGCTGTGAAGTCAGCTTTGAAGTTTCGTCGATGGCTGGAGAacaggaggacgaggaggaggaggaggaggaggagggaaatgTCTCTGGAGAGGGCGGAGCAAAGCGGAGGACGGACCCCGGAGTGGAGGCGTGTCTGTCGGCGCTGGAGAGAGGGACCATCCGGGCACAGACCCTGGATGTGCAAACATGGCTGTTAAAAATAGGACACACATTTTTGAAGATTCTTTCTGAGTCACTtggtttttatatcaatatatttgaaaaaaataaaaaaaaaaaaataaaaaaaaattaaaaaaataaaataaaaataaaaatgtatttatccgGGATGggtaacttaaatgctggaggggaccacaatttttcatgttcactaccacagggccacatataggaccgtgcacttaaccagatatgaaactgcaatgttaaatatgtatacagtgcagtaatttaacataattgccgctcaaatgcatgtataacagtataaataggaatacaaaaggtttgaagcaaataaaaaataaccacttactgtgactaaccctaaccccaacaacagcagaccaacattaagtgcaagaagtaattttgtgcatttttacactgcacttttaagatttcatgctcaaatgcatgtagttatactgagggccacttcaagtgaggatgCGACCGTATGTGTGCCTTAGTAATTTTACTAAGTACTTTTAATCAAGTATTTTAATCATGACACTAATCTTAACACTTTTAATCATAACACATGTAATgcatttttactgcactacatatATCTGCCATCTTTAGatattaaatgaaatattattgaaaatttagattttctgttttccctttctaataattgtaatttattttaaaataaaataatttaaaaaaaaagaaatttcaaTTTCATACTCTTTATTTTTGGTATCATGACAGTATTTCTCAATATTTTCCTAATTTCaacaaatgaaacaataaattaattattggaGTAAAGAATCCATTAGATTAatccaaaattaaaataaaattagttagaaattaaagtaaaaccCACCTCAACCAACTACAAAAGTTTAAACATGCTTTTACAGAaatgcacataataataatttattaaataataacaaatatttttttgcattaagtCCTTATACTTTTAGTAAATGTCTTGATCGTACTTGCATACTTCTCCATGTAACATTTGCAATGCAggaattttcctttttaatttatttttgcatgaaaaatgacgaacgatcataaaaataattaccagttaatttcaatttcaatcaattaatctgttaattgtttcagctctactTACTGTTAGATAGTCATgacctgtactgtatatgaacTTGAAACATCCACACATTAATCCCAAAGTCAAACAGGACTTTAATAAAGGTTCATCATGATAACATTAATATAAATACATGACTCTGaacagaaaataccaaataaaaatacaaaacatacaaaaacattaaaagcatgttTCTCTTCCAGTTGAGCATCGATGGCATAAAGCAGGAGAGAGTTTCCTGTGGAATTATAGGAGTAAAAGCCATTGTTCAGTTTCTGCCAGCATCCGAGTGGCGAAAATATTCCAGTGAGGGTCTGTACTGGGGCCCTAAAGGACACATAAGGAGGAGAGCAGTGACGGACACGGTCACTGACTGACTGTCCCTCCATGATTtcactctgtcctctctctctctgttcatcCCAGGACCCATCGATCAGACTGGGAGGAGTTCAGCTGCACGGACTCGCAGCTGTCTCCACACTCCTGCTGAAAGAAGCacatattaacccataagaacccatggtgacacccatataacaaacactttaaatcttctacaatctcccatattcagctttatgcttcaccttaactcattataatccctaagcgacgtataatcaacaccctggtgtggtggtcatgtaaCTGTGACAAGAAgcgacttctccaaaatgtggctgtgactggaaacagaaatgtgaaaaagtagctaattttaaaaagcctattttttgttactaggctaaacccatttaacaattcaaatccgttaatagggtgtcctgtgttacatttaacttgttctgaccatatttcttgaacaaattaaagtcacaatttttatatatgttatggagatgcaaaagaaaaaggcacgtTTGTGTCtctaagcagaaaatgtgtctagttttttttctattttaaaataaaaaatatcctaaacataaataccataaacgcccattgtaacgtatatgtcacatcacagatctttgacatttaggggtagaattttttttttaaaaacatcagaaatgtgatctatgtggtccacttatagaacacatcctttaaggataactaggtctgggttcttatgggttaaagatgTTATCCTGAAAATCTATATATACACTACAAAACCTACATGTATGACAGCTGCAGCTCTAGAGAAATGTTGCCAGATTGGGTGTTTTTTCCATACAGTCGGGCTACTTTTTAGCCATGCAAACAGCACGATCTGAACTGAAAAATCTCAACAAGTACTGGATGGATTGATTTGATGATCGTCTCTACTATTGTCAGAAGGATTGACATTAATATTGGCAGTGGTGTAAAACGTATTAAGATccctacttaagtaaaagtactaatatcacactgcagaattattccactacaagtaaaagttctgcattcaaaacttactgaagtaagtaatatttaaaaaataatatttaaattcaaTCACATTTCTATGTTGAATCTCTGCCTGAAAAGTGACTAActatatagtgtatatatatatatttactccactatatagtggagtaaagagtacaatatttgcctctaaatatagtggagtagaagtataaagttacataaaatgtactgcattaaaaatcttactgaagtaaaagtacaaaagtatcagcatcaaaatgtacttaaagtatcaaaagtaaaagtactcgttacgcagaatggacccactcagattgttttatatattccaattatattatttgattattattatcattgatgcatttatgtaagcagcactgtatttgtttttcaagacacggctcattttaactacttaatatattgttatgaggtttaattacaaaaaaattctaaaatatttatgtgaaAATCTGACATCAAAAgtaactgtcagctaaatgtagcagagtaaaaagtacaatatttgcctcaaaatgtagtgaaatagaagCATAAAGTATAAAGTTCACTTAAAtgacttgagtaaatatacttagttacattccagcacTAAGTGTTGGTTCACACACTAAAGTCGGGTTCAGGTTAAATTGGGAAAAAGCTTTGATGATCCTCTGACTTGAGTCACACTGCCAAACTAGCATGTGTGTTGATTTCACATTATAATCAACGTGTCACGGCCTGGAGCGGCAGGATGAAAGCAGAGATCTCTGCACGGAGTAATGTCTCCTCAGATTTAAAATAACTGGAACCAAAGTCATACTGAAACCTAAAGTAGCACAAAGCAGCCTGTAGAAGTCAGAATCAGTCAGTTTTACACCACTGAACATGTGGCTGTTTGTTAAATTAACACACTTTTCGCGCTGTGAGGAAAATCTCCGCTCCGACTGCATTTGTTGTTAGTTTTGTTGAGATGTTACTGCAACAACATGACCTTTTCTTTCTGGTCCGCAGCTAagagactaaattacttaaaaatgacttgTTAAAAAACAGGcatctttttgcagtgtgctggcGAGGCAAATAGGATGACAACTGATCTGGATATTCAAATCTGGCTGTACAAACTTGAgctgagtgaaaatgaaaagCGAGGTGTTAGACAATAATATACTTGAggattgtgatattttgttatGTGATAATGCATTGATTCTCAGAAACACTATAAAATTTCTGAATTAATAGTTTACATACTAGGAAACTAGGATAAAAAGGCCAGATGGCACATAAAGTAGAGATGTGATGATGGATGCAGACTGTGATCCCACTGTtctgattgcattaaaaaaatctgattgtTCTCTATACTATGACAGTTTTCCTTAacatcagatttaaaaaatcacaatatatctCCATATATTGaatattatgatgcatttatgtaagcagcactgAAAAAGCATGTGGGAAATCCTGTTGTCCACTCAGAGGAATGGAACAAACAACACTGAACATCATCAGATTCTTgccaaaaatagaaagaaaaagtatgtgaacattttgaaatgacctagttttctgcatgaaTTTGTCATAAATGCATCTAGATTCCAAGTCTCAGAATAATGATGTGTCTGAGGTGAAGCAGTTCTGTGAGGAAGAATAGTCCAAAATTCCTCCTGAACCGAATCAGCAGCTACCGGAAGCGTTTGATTGAAGTTATTGCTGCAGAAGGAGGTTCGACTAGTTGTTAAATCCAAGGGataacttactttttccaccagatttatgaatgtttcatggatgTGCTCAATAAAGACATGAGAAATTATAATTGTTCTGTGGTGTTAGGttggcacattgtgtttgtctatacttgggccAGATTTatgcagaaaaccaggtaatttcaaagggttcacatactttatCTTGCAGCTGTAATCATTTGAAAGGAACATACCGTACATGCCCAGTCAACTTTCTTTAATAAAGTGTACAACAAGTCAGAGACACACCTTGTTTGCAATGGCGCGGAGTTTCCCCAGCAGGGAGGGTTTCTGTGTGTAGACCACGTCGTCGTCGGGTTCCTCCCCTTCAGCCAGAGCACAGCTGTCTGCAGCTGGCAGCTCACACTCCTTGTTGGCAGACATCACCAGACGAGAGTACTTGTACTCCAGCCTGACCGCAGACCACAGGGACACAGACGTAGTGAGACAGCATGTCATTAGACACAGACATCATCCAGTGTGCAGGTGTTTAAAGGCAAGGCACTGTTAGCTGATACTTAGTGACAGTAGTTTAATCTCTGGTTCTACCAAACTTTTTATTCTTCTAAAATAGCACTTAGATGAAAAGACAAATCTGAGGTTTGTCACCAGAAGATTAAGGGAATAAAACTGATAAGaaaagtatatttctgttagaaaaaaatgccccttgttttctcacttttcttgattttttcattatttgaaaaaaaaaatggaaatttcaAACTTTCACGCctctaaaatgcattaaattgacTAACTAATgacaacttaaaataaaaaaataacagcttTGGTTGAGAAAAATAACCATAAAGGGTCACAAATACACTTTACAAGTCACAGCCAAACATATTGTGACCCATATTAAAACCAAAGATAAAGTACTATCAACAAACAGTAAAACATAACTCTATGTTTCTGATTCTGAGCTGTCactgctgctgacaaacagctGTTGACATCTTTTCCTTTAAATAACAAATCAAGGTGATCTTAATGAGCACATTGGCCTCGACCGAGATTGGCGGTGGCGTCTGATTGGCAGTTTCCTCTAAcctcttgtttttcttccagAAATAGCAGGTGAGAGAGATGAGCAGCACGGCCACGAAGGC of the Centropristis striata isolate RG_2023a ecotype Rhode Island chromosome 22, C.striata_1.0, whole genome shotgun sequence genome contains:
- the LOC131960931 gene encoding tetraspanin-9 — protein: MARGCICCVKYMLFLFNLLFWLGGCGLLGVGVWLSVSQGSFATLSPSFPSLSAANLIITLGTVVMVTGFLGCLGAIKENKCLLLSFFIVLLIILLAELILLILFFVYTDKVSENARRDLKEGLVLYNTDKNAGLRDAWNTIQGEWRCCGVTNHNDWYTALHDNMVPDLCCQQVYPGCGRNASNTFWTRGCYEKVEEWLDDNKHLLGTIAMCVLVIQLLGMAFSMTLYQQIHRAGKKYEA